One stretch of Carassius carassius chromosome 18, fCarCar2.1, whole genome shotgun sequence DNA includes these proteins:
- the LOC132091966 gene encoding uncharacterized protein LOC132091966 → MSNAEWLARLESFAQTGVWPSTQGNRPSPRQKRWHELYQKIEKCPLQMRGQTTLLKEAQTCIYGFHKVHPPVTVEASQSTPTKSTPSVSDVSCPAKRAKLTLSMFEKSRFGGSHVAAAKPNLSTQRKTSQMLEHSSSAAVSCPPSHPHPSPSPKPHQPVIQSSSSFFLPPPQSSQRIKETATPSTVSENTVVRSPVRSHSKYIDVFII, encoded by the exons ATGAGTAATGCTGAATGGCTTGCGCGTCTGGAGAGTTTTGCCCAAACAGGAGTTTGGCCATCTACGCAGGGGAATAGACCTTCTCCCCGACAAAAAAGATGGCATGAGTTGTATCAGAAG ATAGAAAAGTGCCCTCTGCAAATGAGGGGACAGACCACTCTTCTGAAGGAAGCTCAGACATGTATTTATGGATTTCACAAG GTTCATCCACCAGTCACAGTGGAAGCATCACAGAGCACCCCGACCAAAAGCACACCCTCTGTCAGTGATGTGTCATGTCCTGCAAAGAGAGCTAAACTAACATTGTCAATG TTTGAAAAGTCAAGGTTTGGAGGCTCACATGTGGCAGCAGCAAAACCTAATTTGAGCACCCAGAGGAAAACCTCTCAG ATGTTAGAGCACTCCAGTTCAGCTGCAGTTTCATGTCCACCCTCTCATCCTCATCCTTCTCCATCCCCCAAACCTCATCAGCCTGTCATCCAGTCCTCCTCTTCCTTCTTCCTTCCTCCACCTCAGAGTTCACAACGCATCAAAGAAACAGCAACGCCATCAACTGTTTCTGAGAATACTGTTGTGAGGAGCCCAGTAAgatctcattcaaaatatatagatgtcttcatcatttaa